CCACGGCGTGATCCGGGTCCAGGACAGGTCGGTGTCGCCCGGGGTGTAGGCGTCGGCGCGGGACGACAGCTCCCGCACCGGCTGCTCCGAGGCGTAGGTGTCGGTCACCCGGCGCTGGGCCAGCGCGCCCAGCGGGTCGTTCGCCGGGTCGAGCGGCGCGTTCACCGGCCACCAGACCACCACCGGGGCGTCCGGCAGCAGCAGGGGGAGGACGACGGACTGGGCGTGTTCGGACACCTCGCCGTACAGCCGCAGGATCACCGTCTCACCGGTGCCCGCGTCCGCGCCCACCCGCACCTCGGCGTCCAGCCGGGACGCCGTACGGTCGCGGGGCGAGCGCGAGACCCGCTTGATGACCACCAGCGTGCGCGAGGGGTGCTCGCGCGAGGCGTCGCTGGCGGCCTTGAGCGCGTCGTACGCGTTCTCCTCGTCCGTGACGATGACCAGCGTGAGCACCATGCCCACGGCCGGCGTGCCGATGGCCCGCCGCCCCTGCACCAGCGCCTTGTTGATCTTGCTGGCCGTGGTGTCCGTGAGGTCTATCTTCATGGCCGGCGCCAGCTCCGTCCCTCTCGTGCGAGCATTTCGTCCGCCTCGACGGGCCCCCAGGTACCGGACGGGTACTGGGCGGGCTTGCCGTGCGTGTCCCAGTGCCGCTCGATCGGGTCGAGGATCTTCCAGGACAGCTCGACCTCCTCGGTGCGCGGGAAGAGGTTGGAGTCGCCGAGCAGGACGTCGAGGATCAGTCGCTCGTACGCCTCGGGCGAGGACTCCGTGAAGGACTCGCCGTAGGCGAAGTCCATCGACACGTCCCGGATCTCCATGGAGGTGCCGGGCACCTTGGAGCCGAAGCGGACCGTGACGCCCTCGTCGGGCTGGACGCGGATCACGATCGCGTTCTGGCCCAGCTCCTCGGTGGCCGTCGTGTCGAACGGGGAGTGCGGTGCCCGCTGGAAGACGACCGCGATCTCCGTGACGCGCCGGCCGAGCCGCTTGCCGGTGCGCAGATAGAAGGGGACACCCGCCCAGCGGCGGTTGTCGATCGACAGCTTGACCGCGGCGTAGGTGTCGGTCTTCGACTTGGGGTCGATGCCCTCCTCCTGGAGGTAGCCGACCGCCTTCTCGCCGCCCTGCCAGCCCTCCGCGTACTGCCCGAAGACGGTGTCGCGGCCCAGGTCCTTCGGCAGCCGTACGGCACCGAGCACCTTGGTCTTCTCGGCGGCCAGCGCGTCCGCGTCGAAGGAGGCGGGCTCTTCCATGGCCGTCAGGGCCATCAGCTGCAGGAGGTGGTTCTGGATCACGTCCCGGGCGGCGCCGATGCCGTCGTAGTACCCGGCCCGGCCGCCGATGCCGATGTCCTCGGCCATGGTGATCTGCACGTGGTCCACGAAGGACCGGTTCCAGATCGGCTCGAACATCGTGTTGGCGAAGCGCAGCGCCAGGATGTTCTGGACGGTCTCCTTGCCCAGGTAGTGGTCGATGCGGAAGACCTGGTCCGGGGCGAAGACCTCGTGCACGACCTTGTTGAGCTCCTCGGCGGAGGCCAGGTCGTGGCCGAACGGCTTCTCGATGACCGCGCGGCGCCAGGAGTTCGACGTCTGGTCGGCGAGGCCGTGCTTCTTCAGCTGCTGGATGACCACCGGGAACGAGCGCGGCGGCACCGACAGGTAGAAGGCGAAGTTGCCGCCCGTGCCCTGGGCCTTGTCCAGCTCGTCGATGGTGGCGCGCAGCCGCTCGAAGGCGTCGTCGTCGTCGAAGGTGCCCTGCACGAAGCGCATCCCCTGGATGAGCTGCTGCCAGACCTCCTCGCGGAACGGCGTGCGGGCGTGTGCCTTGACCGCGTCGTGGACCTCCTGCGCGAAGTCCTCGTTGGCCCACTCGCGGCGGGCGAAGCCGACCAGCGAGAAGCCCGGCGGCAGCAGACCCCGGTTGGCGAGGTCGTACACGGCGGGCATGAGCTTTTTCCGTGACAAATCGCCCGTAACGCCGAAGATCACCAGGCCCGACGGCCCCGCGATGCGCGGGAGCCGTCGGTCGGCGGCGTCACGAAGCGGGTTCGCTTCAGTGACGTTGAAGGGTGGCAAAGGGATCAGCCCTCCGAGGGGGCGAGGCGCTCCAGCTCCGCCTCGGTCGACTTGAGCAGGTCGTTCCAGGACGCCTCGAACTTCTCGACGCCCTCGTCCTCCAGCAGCTGCACCACGTCGTCGTACGAGATGCCGAGGCGCTCGACGGCGTCCAGGTCCGCGCGGGCCTGCTCGTAGGTGCCGGCGACGGTGTTGCCGGTGATCTCGCCCTTCTCCTCCGTGGCCTGGAGGGTGGCCTCGGGCATGGTGTTGACCGTGTTCGGGGCGACCAGGTCGTCGACGTACAGGGTCGGCTTGTAGGCCGGGTCCTTCACGCCGGTCGAGGCCCACAGCGGACGCTGCTTGTTGGCGCCCGCGTTCTCCAGCGCGCTCCAGCGGTCCGAGGAGAAGACCTCCTCGTACGCCTGGTAGGCGAGCCGGGCATTGGCGACGGCGGCCTTGCCGCGCGCGGCCTTGGCCTCGTCGGTGCCGAGCGCGTCGAGGCGCTTGTCGATCTCGGTGTCCACACGGGACACGAAGAAGGACGCCACCGAACGGATGAGCGACAGGTCCAGTCCGCGCTCCTTGGCCTTCTCCAGACCGGCCAGGTAGGCGTCCATGACCTCGCGGTAGCGCTCCAGTGAGAAGATCAGCGTGACGTTGACGCTGATGCCGAGGCCGACGACCTCGGTGATCGCCGGGAGACCCGCCCTGGTGGCCGGGATCTTGATCAGGGTGTTGGGACGGTCGACCAGCCAGGCCAGCTGCTTGGCCTCGGCGACGGTCGCGCGGGTGTTGTGCGCGAGCCGCGGGTCGACCTCGATGGAGACCCGGCCGTCCTGGCCGCCGGTGGCGTCGAAGACCGGGCGCAGGATGTCGGCGGCGTCGCGGACGTCCGCCGTGGTGATCATGCGGATGGCCTCTTCGACGGTGACCTTGCGGGCGGCGAGGTCGGCGACCTGCTGCTCGTAGCCGTCACCGCCGCTGATCGCCTTCTGGAAGATCGACGGGTTCGTCGTGACACCCACGACGTGCTGCTGGTCGATCAGCTCGGCGAGGTTGCCGGACGTGATGCGCTGGCGCGACAGGTCGTCCAGCCA
The DNA window shown above is from Streptomyces chartreusis and carries:
- the tal gene encoding transaldolase; the protein is MTDALKRLSEEGVAIWLDDLSRQRITSGNLAELIDQQHVVGVTTNPSIFQKAISGGDGYEQQVADLAARKVTVEEAIRMITTADVRDAADILRPVFDATGGQDGRVSIEVDPRLAHNTRATVAEAKQLAWLVDRPNTLIKIPATRAGLPAITEVVGLGISVNVTLIFSLERYREVMDAYLAGLEKAKERGLDLSLIRSVASFFVSRVDTEIDKRLDALGTDEAKAARGKAAVANARLAYQAYEEVFSSDRWSALENAGANKQRPLWASTGVKDPAYKPTLYVDDLVAPNTVNTMPEATLQATEEKGEITGNTVAGTYEQARADLDAVERLGISYDDVVQLLEDEGVEKFEASWNDLLKSTEAELERLAPSEG
- the zwf gene encoding glucose-6-phosphate dehydrogenase, with the protein product MPPFNVTEANPLRDAADRRLPRIAGPSGLVIFGVTGDLSRKKLMPAVYDLANRGLLPPGFSLVGFARREWANEDFAQEVHDAVKAHARTPFREEVWQQLIQGMRFVQGTFDDDDAFERLRATIDELDKAQGTGGNFAFYLSVPPRSFPVVIQQLKKHGLADQTSNSWRRAVIEKPFGHDLASAEELNKVVHEVFAPDQVFRIDHYLGKETVQNILALRFANTMFEPIWNRSFVDHVQITMAEDIGIGGRAGYYDGIGAARDVIQNHLLQLMALTAMEEPASFDADALAAEKTKVLGAVRLPKDLGRDTVFGQYAEGWQGGEKAVGYLQEEGIDPKSKTDTYAAVKLSIDNRRWAGVPFYLRTGKRLGRRVTEIAVVFQRAPHSPFDTTATEELGQNAIVIRVQPDEGVTVRFGSKVPGTSMEIRDVSMDFAYGESFTESSPEAYERLILDVLLGDSNLFPRTEEVELSWKILDPIERHWDTHGKPAQYPSGTWGPVEADEMLAREGRSWRRP